The Nitrospinaceae bacterium region ATACACCTTCGACAAAATACGCCCGATTCCTACAGTAGAGTCTCCATAAATCCCAAGATATCGATCAATCAACTCATTTTGCGTATTGTCTAAGGTGAACCGATATGATTTAGGAGAGGAAAGGCGAAAATCTTTAATATTCTCGGGATGGGATTCCTCTTCAAACATATTAATATCAAACGACAAATTCGCCGACGGGGAAATTTCACGATCAAAAAACAGGTTTTCAGCCCGGCAAACGTGATAGCGAAGAGCATCATTCACAAATTCTTGCACTTCCTCCGTGGCTTTTCCAGCTTCATCCAAACATGCCACGATAGTTCGCTGGGCCAGTTCGGCAAGTTCCTCGATGTGGTGGGTAATAGCCAAGGTTTTGTGAACGAACAACAGATTGTTTCCAAGCTCGCCTGAGATGAATTTTTCAACGATATCTTCTTGCTGAATAAACCCTTCAAGTTCCTCACGCGAATCCCACAATTCATTTTTTGTGGCGTCATGAAACGACTGGAACAACTGCTCCAATCCCTGGGACAGCGGGCTTTTCATGATAATTTCCATCCACCGGAAAACCGGTACCTCCAGAAGCCGCAATAGCTTGAGCATAGTTCCGAAAATACCGTCGTTATGAAAAATAGTAATCACCAAGTGAAGACGCCTGCACTCGAGATATTCCTCGAAGCTCAATGTATTGTTCGCCACACAAATGTCTTCGATTTCGGCGGCGACCACCCGTTCCCCTAGAACATCAAAATGTCCATAACAGCGCGGAAGAACACGATGCCGGACCGTCATTCCGTACTGCTCGCGCACCTGGCCCGTCGCAAGCTCGGTTCCCGGCAAAAGCATCAACTGAAACAAATATATATTCGTGAATCCAGCGTCCATGACCAGCCGGATCGTTCTCAAATGCGCCTCGATGGAATCGCCCGGCAAGCCGAGTATTATCTCGCTGTAAGTATTGGCTCCGACTTTCCCCGCCTCCATGGCTAGGTCCAGTAATCCATCGGCCGAAATATTTTTCCGTTTGATGTTGAGCAGAACACCTTCATCGAGACTTTGCACCGATCCGGACAGACGCAGGGCACCGTCAAGCAAACGGGAGGCCTCCAGTACACGCTCTTTTCTGTTTTTCCCCGTGGCTACATTGATATATTCAGGCCATCCGAACTCCCGCTGCGTACGCGAAAGTTCACGGCAGGTATCCAGATCGTCCTTATACATACCGAAATTCGAGTCGGCGATGAACAGGTCGTTTCTCCCGCCCTTTTCTCGTTGCTGTTTCATTTTGGCGCCGATGTAGTCCAATTCGTCTGTGATTTTACTCGTGGAGTTCTTGTATACCTTGTTATAATAGCCGACCCCCTCGACACAGAACGTACATTCAAAGGGGCAACCCCTGTTCGTCTGAATTATCGGCAACAGAATGCCGTCGAAAAATTCGTCCATACGGCCGGTGGCGTATGGCGACGGAATCTCCGTCAGATCGGTTATCCGCTCTATGGTGGCAGAAATGACTGGCACTCCGTCCGAAAGGATGGAATGTACCGAAGGAATCTCTTTTCGCTTCACCCTATCTACTTCGCCGCCGCTCTCTACCAGCGCCTCGAGCACCCGGGAGAAGGCCAGTTCGCCTTCCTTCACAATGTAAAAATCGATGGCCGGGTGGCGCCGGAGAAACAGTTCTTGCTCGTCCGGCTCGGTTGGGTAGTTCGGCCCCCCAAACACAATGATAGTCCGGGGATGCTCTCGTTTGATTACTTCGGCGATACGATACGAGAGGTCGAAATTCCACACATAATTGCTGAACCCGATTATGTCGGGAACGGGACCTTTACCAAGATCCTCTGTGAGTTTTCCGGGGTATTTAAAGAGCCGAATCGGATTTGAAAGATTCACTCTCGTCTCTGTGAAAGTAGCGATGCACCCCACCGCATTGGGCATGACATCGGCCGCAACCGTTTGCTGTGTGTAAGTGAGATCCGCAAGCCAGACCACAGGGTCATACCGAAGCGCACTCTCCGACGCTTTCATTTCAATGACGTTGGAAGCTTCACTCATATGACATATCCCGTGTCCAGCATATCTTTTTCATTCACGCCACTTTGCTCCGGACAAGCAAGAAAAGTATGACTTTTCAACTAATTCAGGACCCATAGCCACAAAAAAACGAGAAAATTTATCCTATAATTGTTAATAGGACAAAATCAGTCAAATATCAACCACCCCACCCCGGAAATTTTCCTGTAACGCAACAAGTAAAACACCAATTCCGCCAGCAAACTTGTATTTACAAAATATAATCTTCGCGCTAAACCTCTCGAGTTACTCGGCTCAATTCGCTTTCACCTGTCAATAACTTCCCATATGATATCGAGCACACGCCCTGCCGCTTTTCCGTCCGAAAAAAATACATTGTCCTTCGAAAGCTCTTTTCTTTTACGGTTCAGTTCAGTAGATATCGAATGATACTGTTCTTCCCGGAGATAGCGATCAAGTTCTCCTCTCGTTTCGATTAGTGTAGTGAGCCCCAAGTCATCTGTGAACAAAGACTCCTGAGATGAGCCTCCGATCCGTAAAGAGATACAAGGTGTATCGTAGTAAAGTGCCTCATAAACCACCGTTGAGTGGCCTGTAACAATGAAATCAACATTTTTCAAGATTTCCGCGCTGCGATCCTCAGTAATTGTCACCTGGATTGATTCTGGAATTCGGAGAGAAGAAGGAGCCCACCTAGTCGAGCACTCACGAGGATGGACCCATACCAATATTTCTTTGCCGTCGAAGGAAGAGCATCGATCAAGAGACCCCAGAAGTTCCTTAAAAAGCGACTCTTGTGTATAGCCCCAATCTTTAATGGGCTTATTTTCAATAATCGGCTGCGAGGCAAATAGGATCTGAACACCCTGGCGGGATATTTTACTTAGTTTTTTCGATTCAGAAACCACACCATCATACCAAGGATTATGGGTTACAGAGAGACGGCTACGGGGCACCCCTATTTTTTCCAAATCATTGAACGCATGAACATCCAAAACACATATTTTGTCCGGCACAACTTCTAAATCAATAGTTTTCCCATCGGTCGAAAAACGCTCGAGAAAATGAGCCCAAGTATCCTGCAGCAATATCGTTGGCACTTGACATTCACGCGCGGCTTTCACTAATCGCTGCTCTACCGTAACGGGCTCTTCAGGTGACGGCATACTGCTTCCAGATACAACCACATCAGGCTGAATTCTGCGGAGAATATCGAAAATCACATCATCGGGATTTTCAAAATAACCCGTATCCTCAAGACGCTTGCTTTGAATATTTCTCTCTTCGTACAAAAAGCGTGAAAGCGGATGCGAAATAACAACCGTATCGACATCGGCCCGCCCGGACATAGACTCTATCACCGGAATAATCGACTTCACGCCTCCGGCATCACGAGACAAAAACAACAAAGTCCGACCGGCATTTTTTCCCACCATAATTTATAGCTCTTCAGCGTCCACTAATTTAATCAACGATTTATCAACCAGATAGTTCGCATAATCGAGATCATCCGGTCCGTCTATATCCAAGGCGTATGAGCGATCTATTTCAACGCCCAATGAATTTTCGCCAAAAGCGTCCATGCCCGAAAGCAATGCCCGTGCCCTGGAAACAACCAGATTTCCGAACAGAAAAAAATGCGGCTTCCTTTGTTTATTGTACGCAAGTTGCCGCTCTTTTTTAAAGCGAAAGGAGACGCGTCCTCCCTCAAAAACTCTTTGATTGAAAGCATGGGCGTTGTGAAACACCTGCGTAATCGTCTGTGCCGAATCGGCGCTTTCATCTCCACGCAGAGCCTTCACGCACTCTTCGATATGCTCGGGTAACAAAAAGGGGGAAGTAGGCTGAAGAAGGGCTATAAAACTAGGCGCAGCACCTTCTTCCTGGGCGATTTTTTCGATGACATGCCGCATGACATCGGCCACCGGGGTATCGTCACCGGATAAATCTGCCGGACGCGGGAACACCTCTACATCGCGGGACGAACAATATTCCGCAATTTCATCATGATCGGTCGAACATACTATTTTGGTTATCGCCAGACATGATTTCCCGCCATCAATCACATAAGACAAAAGAGGCTTACCACCCAGAGAAGCAAGATTCTTTAGAGGGATACTTTTCGATCCACCTCGTGCCGGAATAAGGGCAAGAACTTGGCTTTCATTGAACTGTGTCGTCATTTTTCAGTCCTCA contains the following coding sequences:
- a CDS encoding acylneuraminate cytidylyltransferase family protein, with translation MTTQFNESQVLALIPARGGSKSIPLKNLASLGGKPLLSYVIDGGKSCLAITKIVCSTDHDEIAEYCSSRDVEVFPRPADLSGDDTPVADVMRHVIEKIAQEEGAAPSFIALLQPTSPFLLPEHIEECVKALRGDESADSAQTITQVFHNAHAFNQRVFEGGRVSFRFKKERQLAYNKQRKPHFFLFGNLVVSRARALLSGMDAFGENSLGVEIDRSYALDIDGPDDLDYANYLVDKSLIKLVDAEEL